A single genomic interval of Flavobacteriales bacterium harbors:
- a CDS encoding acetyl-CoA hydrolase/transferase family protein yields the protein MSLPWMSAAEAVRLVHSGDRVFIHGSAATPVRLVHALLDRHTELHDVELTAISTFGDLGFDRPEVQGPFNLNALFVSANMRGMVDGPYGDYIPVFLSEIPRLFEKGILPLDVALVHVSPPDRHGFCSLGVSVDVARSAVRNARTVIAQVNPNMPRTLGDGHVHISRFAALVEVNDPLPEVDYAAQIGPKERRVAELVSAMVEDGSTLQLGIGAIPDAILGALGGHKDLGIHTEMCSNGIIDLVRNGVVTNKYKKKHRGKVATAFAFGTRRLYDLVDDNPFFAFLDAQYVNDGKVIRENPKVVAVNSAIEVDLTGQVCADSIGTYQFSGVGGQMDFMRGAALSEGGKPIIALCSTTGTGASKIVPFLKQGAGVVTTRAHVHYVVTEHGVAYLYGKNLQQRARALIGIAAPEHREGLEKAYRERFQRPRT from the coding sequence ATGTCCCTCCCTTGGATGTCCGCCGCCGAGGCCGTGCGTCTGGTACACAGCGGCGACCGCGTCTTCATCCACGGCAGCGCCGCCACCCCGGTGCGCCTGGTGCATGCCCTGCTCGACCGCCACACCGAGCTCCATGACGTGGAGCTCACCGCCATCAGCACCTTCGGCGACCTCGGCTTCGACCGGCCCGAGGTGCAGGGCCCGTTCAACCTGAACGCCTTGTTCGTCAGCGCCAACATGCGGGGCATGGTGGACGGCCCCTACGGCGACTACATCCCGGTCTTCCTCAGCGAGATCCCCCGCCTGTTCGAGAAGGGCATCCTTCCGCTCGACGTGGCCCTGGTGCATGTGTCACCGCCCGACCGCCATGGCTTCTGCTCCCTGGGCGTGAGCGTCGACGTGGCCCGCAGCGCCGTGCGCAACGCCCGCACCGTGATCGCGCAGGTGAACCCGAACATGCCCCGCACCCTCGGCGACGGCCATGTGCACATCAGCCGCTTCGCCGCGCTGGTGGAGGTGAACGACCCGCTGCCCGAGGTGGACTACGCCGCGCAGATCGGGCCCAAGGAGCGCCGCGTGGCCGAGCTGGTGAGCGCCATGGTGGAGGATGGCAGCACCCTGCAACTCGGCATCGGCGCCATCCCCGACGCCATCCTGGGCGCATTGGGCGGCCACAAGGACCTCGGCATCCACACCGAGATGTGCTCCAACGGCATCATCGACCTGGTGCGCAACGGCGTGGTCACCAACAAGTACAAGAAGAAGCACCGCGGCAAGGTGGCCACCGCCTTCGCTTTCGGCACCCGCCGCCTCTACGACCTGGTGGACGACAACCCCTTCTTCGCCTTCCTCGACGCGCAGTACGTCAACGATGGCAAGGTGATCCGCGAGAACCCCAAGGTGGTGGCCGTCAACAGCGCCATCGAGGTGGACCTCACCGGCCAGGTGTGCGCGGACAGCATCGGCACCTACCAGTTCAGCGGTGTGGGCGGGCAGATGGACTTCATGCGCGGGGCGGCCCTGAGCGAGGGCGGCAAGCCCATCATCGCCCTGTGCAGCACCACCGGCACGGGTGCCAGCAAGATCGTGCCCTTCCTGAAGCAAGGCGCCGGCGTGGTCACCACCCGGGCCCACGTGCACTACGTGGTCACCGAGCACGGTGTGGCCTACCTCTACGGCAAGAACCTGCAGCAGCGCGCCCGGGCCCTGATCGGCATCGCGGCGCCGGAGCACCGGGAGGGGTTGGAGAAGGCGTACCGGGAGCGGTTTCAGCGCCCCAGGACCTGA
- a CDS encoding pirin family protein: MDRKDFLRKSLLGTGMLVGGSAAASLMQNDIDELRPLDPVGFDHLPPTPPERMANMILHRASERGTADHGWLKANFSFSFANWYDPTRMHFGVLRVMNDDIIAAGKGFGTHPHDNMEIITIPLKGALQHKDSMGNTSIINAGDVQVMSAGTGILHSEFNPYADRDANTLQIWLFPKKRQVTPRYQQLTLDPKDRVNNWQQVLSPNPDDAGVWIHQDAWFHIGNWDAGRKTTYAVKRTGNGVYAFVIEGSATIEGQPLGKRDALGVWDTDTLHIEAGPNGAEILLQDVPMQLS; this comes from the coding sequence ATGGACCGCAAGGACTTCCTCCGCAAGAGCCTCCTGGGTACCGGCATGTTGGTGGGCGGCAGCGCGGCCGCCAGCCTCATGCAGAACGACATCGACGAACTGCGCCCGCTGGACCCGGTCGGCTTCGACCACCTTCCGCCCACCCCCCCTGAACGCATGGCCAACATGATCCTTCACCGCGCCAGCGAGCGCGGCACCGCCGACCACGGCTGGCTGAAGGCCAACTTCAGCTTCAGCTTCGCGAACTGGTACGACCCCACCCGCATGCACTTCGGTGTGCTGCGCGTGATGAACGACGACATCATCGCGGCGGGCAAGGGCTTCGGCACGCACCCGCACGACAACATGGAGATCATCACGATCCCCCTGAAGGGCGCGCTGCAGCACAAGGACAGCATGGGCAACACCAGCATCATCAACGCCGGCGATGTGCAGGTGATGAGCGCCGGCACGGGCATCCTGCACAGCGAGTTCAACCCCTATGCGGACCGGGATGCGAACACACTGCAGATCTGGCTCTTCCCCAAGAAGCGCCAGGTGACACCGCGCTACCAGCAGTTGACGCTGGACCCCAAGGACCGCGTGAACAACTGGCAGCAGGTGCTAAGCCCCAACCCCGATGATGCCGGTGTGTGGATCCACCAGGATGCCTGGTTCCACATCGGCAACTGGGATGCGGGCCGGAAGACCACCTACGCGGTGAAGCGCACTGGCAACGGCGTGTACGCCTTCGTGATCGAGGGCAGCGCCACCATCGAAGGCCAGCCCCTGGGCAAGCGCGATGCCCTGGGTGTGTGGGACACCGACACCCTGCACATCGAGGCGGGCCCCAACGGCGCGGAGATCCTCCTGCAGGATGTGCCGATGCAACTCTCGTGA
- a CDS encoding YceI family protein, protein METATATTTKWAIDPSHSEIQFKVKHLMISTVTGSFKEFGAEVELEGDDLNNAQVRFWANTDSIFTNDEKRDGHLRSGDFFESGKYPKLSFTSTRIEGSGSTWKMTGDLTIKDVTRPVTLDVEWSGVAKDPWGNTKAGLNLSGKLDRKEFGLTWNAALEAGGVLVSDEVRILAEVQLAKLG, encoded by the coding sequence ATGGAAACAGCGACCGCCACCACCACCAAGTGGGCCATCGACCCCAGCCACAGCGAGATCCAATTCAAGGTGAAGCACCTGATGATCTCCACCGTCACGGGAAGCTTCAAGGAGTTCGGCGCCGAAGTGGAGCTCGAAGGCGATGACCTCAACAACGCCCAGGTACGCTTCTGGGCGAACACCGACAGCATCTTCACCAACGACGAGAAGCGCGATGGCCACCTGCGCAGCGGCGACTTCTTCGAGAGCGGGAAGTACCCCAAGCTGAGCTTCACGAGCACCCGCATCGAAGGCAGCGGCAGCACCTGGAAGATGACCGGCGACCTCACCATCAAGGATGTGACCAGGCCGGTGACGCTGGACGTGGAGTGGAGCGGCGTGGCCAAGGACCCCTGGGGCAACACCAAGGCCGGCCTGAACCTGAGCGGAAAGCTCGACCGCAAGGAGTTCGGCCTCACCTGGAACGCAGCGCTGGAGGCCGGCGGCGTGCTGGTGAGCGACGAGGTGCGCATCCTGGCCGAAGTGCAACTGGCCAAGCTGGGTTAA
- a CDS encoding type II toxin-antitoxin system RelE/ParE family toxin, producing MSYSVRTTPNFDREAKRLAKKWPSLGADLKKLFAKLAEEPTTGTSLGGDIYKIRLSITSLGKGKSGGARVMTYVQVVDKVVYLFSIYHKGERSTLSDREIKELLTEIP from the coding sequence ATGAGCTATAGCGTTCGCACTACGCCCAACTTCGATCGTGAGGCTAAACGCCTGGCCAAGAAGTGGCCGTCGTTGGGAGCCGACCTCAAGAAGCTCTTCGCGAAACTCGCGGAAGAACCCACCACTGGCACCTCGCTGGGTGGCGATATCTACAAGATCAGGCTGTCGATAACCTCATTGGGCAAAGGCAAGTCCGGTGGCGCCCGTGTGATGACCTATGTACAAGTGGTCGATAAGGTCGTCTACCTGTTCAGCATATATCACAAGGGGGAACGCTCAACGCTTTCGGACAGAGAGATCAAGGAGTTGCTCACGGAGATACCCTGA
- a CDS encoding NAD(P)/FAD-dependent oxidoreductase, translating into MANAHYDVLIIGGGTAGIMTAAQLHRKDRKLRIAILDPARDHWYQPAWTLVAAGTFEMKDTRRDEATVVPEGVELIREAAAVFEPEANTVRTTNDKAYTYGHLVVCPGIKLDLDGLPGLREALATEVVCSNYIDPEKTRRVMQGFKGGVAVFTQPSTPIKCGGAPQKAAYLADEFFRRRGVRDRTKLVFATPGSVIFGVQPFRAALEDVVRKKEIILKTFYNPIRIDPAKREIHFRWSKPGDNHCVITEEQGLPEKIEGESTIVMKYDMLHLAPPQSAPDFVRLSPLAYADGPNKGWLEVDIHTLQHKRHPNIFGLGDVAALPTAKTGAAIRKQAPVVVANILQRIKDGALSTEQYSGYSSCPLVTGYGKMLLAEFKYDNVRDSDPLLSRLFDTSKPLWSMWVLKKYMLPWLYWNRMLKGTM; encoded by the coding sequence ATGGCCAACGCCCACTACGACGTACTGATCATCGGCGGAGGCACGGCCGGCATCATGACGGCCGCGCAGTTGCATCGCAAAGACCGGAAGCTGCGCATCGCCATCCTGGACCCCGCGCGCGACCACTGGTACCAGCCGGCCTGGACCTTGGTGGCCGCAGGAACCTTCGAAATGAAGGACACCCGGCGCGATGAAGCAACGGTGGTGCCCGAAGGGGTGGAGCTCATCCGCGAGGCTGCCGCCGTCTTCGAGCCGGAGGCGAACACGGTGCGCACCACGAACGACAAGGCCTACACCTACGGCCACCTGGTGGTGTGCCCGGGCATCAAGCTGGACCTCGATGGCTTGCCCGGCCTGCGCGAAGCCCTGGCCACGGAGGTGGTCTGCAGCAACTACATCGACCCGGAGAAGACACGGCGCGTAATGCAAGGCTTCAAGGGCGGTGTGGCGGTCTTCACCCAGCCGTCCACACCCATCAAGTGCGGCGGCGCACCACAGAAGGCCGCCTACCTGGCGGACGAGTTCTTCCGCAGGCGCGGCGTGCGCGACAGGACCAAGCTGGTGTTCGCGACGCCCGGTTCGGTGATCTTCGGTGTGCAGCCCTTCCGCGCCGCGCTGGAGGATGTGGTGCGCAAGAAGGAGATCATCCTGAAGACCTTCTACAATCCGATCCGCATCGATCCGGCGAAGCGGGAGATCCATTTCAGGTGGAGCAAGCCCGGCGACAACCACTGCGTGATCACCGAGGAGCAGGGCCTGCCGGAGAAGATCGAGGGCGAGAGCACCATCGTGATGAAGTACGACATGCTGCACCTGGCCCCGCCGCAGAGCGCACCCGACTTCGTTCGGCTTTCGCCGCTGGCCTACGCCGACGGGCCCAACAAAGGCTGGCTGGAGGTGGACATCCACACCCTGCAGCACAAGCGCCACCCGAACATCTTCGGGCTGGGCGACGTGGCCGCGCTGCCCACGGCCAAGACCGGCGCGGCCATCCGCAAGCAGGCCCCCGTGGTGGTGGCCAACATCCTGCAACGCATCAAGGACGGCGCGCTCAGCACCGAGCAGTACAGCGGCTACAGCAGTTGTCCACTGGTGACGGGCTACGGCAAGATGCTCCTGGCCGAGTTCAAGTACGACAACGTGCGCGACAGCGATCCGCTGCTGAGCAGGTTGTTCGACACCAGCAAGCCCTTGTGGAGCATGTGGGTGCTGAAGAAGTACATGCTGCCGTGGCTGTACTGGAACCGGATGCTGAAGGGGACGATGTAA
- a CDS encoding isoleucine--tRNA ligase: MNKRFPQYDELDLPRLAEEVLTQWEAEDTFGQSLELRKDAPPFVFYEGPPSANGLPGIHHVMARTIKDIFCRYQTQKGHRVDRKAGWDTHGLPIELGVEKELGITKEDIGRTISIEEYNAACKKAVMRYTDVWNDLTRRIGFWLDLEKPYVTYHTKYIESVWHLLKQLHDQDLLYKGYTIQPYSPAAGTGLSSHELNQPGTYKPVKDTSVVAQFKVKHDANSEWLFKDAFGDVFILAWTTTPWTLPSNCALTVGPKLDYVRVKTFNPYTHAPQTVVLAKARLNSYFKEENKVETTAFPPSPWEKGPGDEAKKDGKNIPWSILDEFFGHQLEGIRYEQLLPYAAPEGGDAFKVIGGDFVTTEDGTGVVHTAPSFGADDQRVARQHGIGSLTLVDLRGRFKPEVTDFAGEYVKAEYLSAEEQAAEAKKQGRDKYLSVDERIAIKLKTEGRAFKVEKYEHNYPHCWRTDKPVLYYPLDSWFVRVTAKKDRLIALNKTITWKPESTGTGRFGNWLENLQDWNLSRSRYWGIPLPIWRTEDGSEELCIGSLKQLKEEIARSVQAGILPADPYAAFVPGDMSDANYDRIDIHRPYVDHIVLVSPSGKPMHRETDLIDVWFDSGAMPYAQWHYPFENEATFKEKFPAAFIAEGVDQTRGWFYTLHAIATLTQDSVAYKTVVSNGLVLDKVGQKMSKRLGNAVDPFKTLDQYGADAVRWYMISNASPWDNLKFDAEGITEVQRKFFRALFNTYTFFALYANIDGFSPSPREKGSGDEGHFTESDRWILSRLNSVLKLADASYADYEPTIAARAIQDFVVEDLSNWYVRLNRRRFWKGELGADKNAAFSTLHRCLEVIAMLSAPIAPFFSDRLYRDLKGTSVHLSDWPKHDESLIDTELEQRTALAQKLTSLVLSIRKKEGHRVRQPLQKMLVPVTDAAMRTRLEAIRDLVLSEVNVKELVILDASESKLTKKIKPDFKKLGARMGKLMKSVAAAVNAFSQAQIAELEANGRMQLSVEGQEVELLRDDVEITAENVPGLSVASDGPLPVALDITLTDELVQEGIARELVSRIQTLRKESGFEVTDRIQMRIGAGAEGAVAAAVARFGAYITAETLALTPVAQLLDDPGGLPGAVVHAVDLEDGVGCRIALSRVAS, encoded by the coding sequence ATGAACAAGCGTTTCCCGCAGTACGACGAGCTCGACCTGCCCAGGCTCGCCGAGGAGGTGTTGACCCAGTGGGAGGCCGAGGACACCTTCGGTCAAAGCCTGGAGCTACGCAAGGACGCGCCGCCCTTCGTGTTCTACGAGGGTCCGCCCAGCGCCAACGGGCTGCCCGGCATCCACCACGTGATGGCGCGCACCATCAAAGACATCTTCTGCCGCTACCAAACGCAGAAGGGCCACCGCGTGGACCGCAAGGCCGGCTGGGACACCCACGGCCTGCCCATCGAGCTGGGCGTGGAGAAGGAGCTGGGCATCACCAAGGAGGACATCGGCAGGACCATCAGCATCGAGGAGTACAATGCCGCGTGCAAGAAGGCCGTGATGCGCTACACCGATGTGTGGAACGACCTCACCCGGCGCATCGGCTTCTGGCTCGACCTGGAGAAGCCCTACGTCACCTACCACACGAAGTACATCGAGAGCGTGTGGCACCTCTTGAAGCAGCTCCATGACCAGGACCTGCTCTACAAGGGCTACACCATCCAGCCGTATTCCCCCGCAGCGGGCACGGGCCTCAGCAGCCACGAACTGAACCAACCCGGCACCTACAAGCCGGTGAAGGACACCAGCGTGGTGGCGCAGTTCAAGGTGAAGCACGATGCCAATAGCGAGTGGCTCTTCAAGGACGCGTTCGGGGATGTGTTCATCCTCGCGTGGACGACCACGCCGTGGACCCTGCCCAGCAACTGCGCGCTCACCGTGGGCCCCAAGCTGGACTACGTGCGCGTGAAGACCTTCAACCCCTACACGCACGCGCCGCAGACCGTGGTGCTCGCGAAGGCCCGGTTGAACTCGTACTTCAAGGAGGAGAACAAGGTTGAGACCACTGCATTCCCCCCTTCTCCTTGGGAGAAGGGGCCGGGGGATGAGGCCAAGAAGGATGGCAAGAACATCCCGTGGAGCATCCTCGATGAGTTCTTCGGTCACCAACTCGAAGGCATCCGCTACGAGCAGCTGCTCCCGTACGCGGCACCGGAGGGCGGCGACGCGTTCAAGGTGATCGGCGGCGACTTCGTGACCACGGAGGACGGCACCGGCGTGGTGCACACGGCGCCCAGCTTCGGTGCGGACGACCAGCGCGTGGCGCGCCAGCACGGCATCGGTTCACTGACGTTGGTGGACCTCCGCGGCCGCTTCAAGCCCGAAGTGACCGACTTCGCGGGCGAGTACGTGAAGGCCGAATACCTCAGCGCGGAGGAGCAGGCTGCGGAAGCGAAGAAGCAGGGGCGCGACAAGTACCTCAGCGTCGATGAGCGCATCGCCATCAAGCTGAAGACCGAGGGCCGCGCCTTCAAGGTGGAGAAGTACGAGCACAACTACCCGCACTGCTGGCGCACCGACAAACCCGTGCTCTACTACCCGCTCGACAGCTGGTTCGTGCGCGTGACCGCGAAGAAGGACCGGCTCATCGCGCTCAACAAAACCATCACCTGGAAGCCCGAGAGCACCGGCACCGGCCGCTTCGGCAACTGGCTGGAGAACCTGCAGGACTGGAACCTCAGCCGCAGCCGCTACTGGGGCATCCCACTGCCCATCTGGCGTACGGAGGACGGCAGCGAGGAGCTCTGCATCGGTTCGTTGAAGCAACTGAAGGAGGAGATCGCCCGCAGTGTACAGGCAGGCATCCTGCCTGCCGATCCGTACGCTGCCTTCGTTCCCGGCGACATGAGCGATGCCAACTACGACCGCATCGACATCCACCGTCCGTATGTGGACCACATCGTGCTCGTTTCGCCCAGCGGCAAGCCGATGCACCGCGAGACCGACCTGATCGACGTGTGGTTCGACAGCGGCGCGATGCCCTACGCGCAGTGGCACTACCCCTTCGAGAACGAGGCCACCTTCAAGGAAAAGTTCCCCGCCGCCTTCATCGCAGAAGGCGTGGACCAGACGCGCGGCTGGTTCTACACTTTGCACGCCATCGCCACGCTCACGCAGGACAGCGTGGCATACAAGACCGTGGTGAGCAACGGCCTGGTGCTCGACAAGGTGGGCCAGAAGATGAGCAAGCGACTGGGCAACGCCGTTGATCCGTTCAAGACGCTGGACCAGTATGGCGCCGACGCGGTGCGCTGGTACATGATCAGCAACGCCTCGCCCTGGGACAACCTGAAGTTCGACGCGGAGGGCATCACGGAGGTGCAGCGCAAGTTCTTCCGCGCGCTCTTCAACACCTACACCTTCTTCGCGCTCTACGCGAACATCGATGGCTTCTCCCCTTCTCCCCGGGAGAAGGGGTCGGGGGATGAGGGGCATTTCACCGAGAGCGATCGCTGGATCCTCTCGCGCCTCAACAGCGTGCTGAAGCTGGCCGATGCGAGCTACGCCGATTACGAGCCCACCATCGCCGCGCGCGCCATCCAGGACTTCGTCGTGGAGGACCTAAGCAACTGGTACGTGCGCCTCAACCGCCGTCGCTTCTGGAAAGGCGAGCTGGGTGCGGACAAGAACGCCGCGTTCAGCACACTGCACCGCTGCCTGGAAGTGATCGCGATGCTGAGCGCGCCCATAGCGCCCTTCTTCAGCGATCGCCTGTACCGCGACCTGAAGGGCACGAGTGTGCATTTGAGCGATTGGCCGAAGCACGACGAGTCGCTCATCGACACCGAGCTTGAGCAGCGCACCGCGCTCGCGCAGAAGCTCACCTCGCTCGTGCTCAGCATCCGCAAGAAGGAAGGGCACCGCGTGCGCCAGCCCCTGCAGAAGATGCTGGTGCCCGTGACCGATGCGGCGATGCGCACGCGCCTGGAGGCCATCCGCGACCTCGTGCTGAGCGAGGTGAACGTGAAGGAGCTCGTGATCCTCGACGCCAGCGAGAGCAAGCTCACCAAGAAGATCAAGCCCGACTTCAAGAAGCTGGGCGCCCGCATGGGCAAGCTGATGAAGAGCGTGGCCGCGGCGGTGAACGCGTTCTCGCAAGCGCAGATCGCCGAATTGGAGGCGAACGGCCGCATGCAGCTGAGCGTGGAGGGCCAGGAGGTGGAGCTGCTGCGCGACGATGTGGAGATCACCGCTGAGAACGTGCCGGGGCTGAGCGTGGCCAGCGATGGGCCGCTCCCCGTGGCGCTCGACATCACCCTCACGGACGAGCTGGTGCAGGAGGGCATCGCCCGCGAGCTGGTGAGCCGGATCCAGACCCTGCGGAAGGAGAGCGGTTTCGAGGTGACGGACCGGATCCAGATGCGGATCGGGGCTGGTGCGGAGGGGGCGGTCGCCGCCGCCGTGGCGCGTTTCGGGGCCTACATCACGGCCGAGACCCTCGCCTTAACCCCTGTGGCTCAGCTGCTTGACGACCCCGGCGGGTTGCCGGGCGCCGTGGTGCACGCCGTGGACCTGGAGGATGGGGTGGGGTGCCGGATCGCCTTGTCCCGCGTGGCCTCGTAA
- a CDS encoding TraR/DksA family transcriptional regulator: MPKAAPIVKKQVSTLESADKERYSDEELEEFKQIILKKLEEARKDYDLLKQTLANTDNNGTDDTSPSFKMIEDGSETLSREETAQLAARQEKFIKHLEDALLRIRNKTYGICRVTGRLISKERLRLVPHATLSIEAKQQMGS, encoded by the coding sequence ATGCCCAAGGCCGCCCCGATCGTCAAGAAACAAGTGTCCACTTTGGAATCCGCCGACAAGGAGCGCTACAGCGATGAAGAGCTCGAGGAGTTCAAGCAGATCATCCTCAAGAAGCTGGAGGAGGCGCGCAAGGACTACGACCTGCTGAAGCAGACGCTGGCCAACACCGACAACAACGGCACGGACGATACGAGCCCCTCGTTCAAGATGATCGAGGACGGCAGTGAGACGCTGAGCCGCGAGGAGACCGCCCAGCTGGCCGCGCGCCAGGAGAAGTTCATCAAGCACCTGGAGGACGCGCTGCTGCGCATCCGCAACAAGACGTACGGCATCTGCCGCGTCACCGGCCGCTTGATCAGCAAGGAGCGCCTGCGCCTGGTGCCGCACGCCACCCTGAGCATCGAGGCCAAGCAGCAGATGGGCAGCTGA
- a CDS encoding lipoprotein signal peptidase, producing MLITALVLLADQVLKVWVKLTFYYDSAIPILGSKGYLHFIENRGMAFGLEFGGDTGKLLLTLFRIAAVVVIALIIRNAVRKGASTGLVVSLSLILAGALGNIIDSTFYGVLFSASTPFQKAVLLPEGGGYAPLLHGAVVDMFYFPLWEGRLPAWLPVWGGQHFVFFRPVFNLADAAITVGMALFILQQRKPAHAAPEEAPPTSGPAPGEPPAPERAQ from the coding sequence ATGCTGATCACCGCACTGGTCCTTCTGGCGGACCAGGTGCTGAAGGTGTGGGTGAAGCTCACCTTCTACTACGACAGCGCCATCCCCATCCTGGGCAGCAAGGGCTACCTGCACTTCATCGAGAACCGCGGCATGGCCTTCGGGCTGGAGTTCGGCGGCGACACGGGCAAGCTGCTGCTCACGCTCTTCCGCATCGCGGCGGTGGTCGTGATCGCGCTCATCATCCGCAACGCCGTGCGCAAAGGCGCCTCCACCGGGCTGGTGGTGAGCCTGTCGTTGATCCTGGCCGGCGCGCTGGGCAACATCATCGACAGCACCTTCTACGGGGTGCTCTTCAGCGCCAGCACGCCCTTCCAGAAGGCGGTGCTGCTGCCCGAAGGGGGCGGCTACGCGCCGCTGCTCCACGGGGCGGTGGTGGACATGTTCTACTTCCCGCTGTGGGAAGGGCGGTTGCCGGCCTGGCTGCCGGTGTGGGGCGGCCAGCACTTCGTGTTCTTCCGGCCGGTGTTCAACCTGGCCGATGCGGCCATCACGGTGGGCATGGCGCTGTTCATCCTGCAGCAGCGCAAGCCCGCCCACGCAGCGCCGGAAGAGGCCCCGCCCACGTCCGGGCCCGCGCCCGGTGAGCCCCCCGCACCGGAGCGCGCTCAGTAG
- a CDS encoding aspartate-semialdehyde dehydrogenase encodes MKVAVVGATGLVGGVMLKVLEERGFPVDELLAVASDRSAGRSVRFRGKDVPVIGMEAAIAARPAIALFSAGGATSLEWAPRFAEVGCTVIDNSSAWRMFPDKKLVVPEVNGDVLCADDRIIANPNCSTIQLVMALAPLHRAYGVERVVVSTYQAVTGTGMKAVQQLENERQGIRGDMAYPFPIDRNVIPRCDAFTDNGYTKEEMKLVNETKKILDPSIRVTATAVRVPVTGGHSEAVNIAFAREFELDAVRRLLREAPGVVVLDDPARDEYPMPLLAHDRDAVFVGRIRRDDTQPRTLNLWIVADNLRKGAATNAVQIAELLVARGLLADRGASALIPGT; translated from the coding sequence ATGAAGGTCGCGGTCGTCGGTGCCACCGGCCTGGTCGGTGGGGTGATGCTCAAGGTGCTCGAGGAGCGCGGCTTCCCGGTGGATGAGCTGCTGGCGGTGGCCAGCGACCGCAGCGCGGGCCGCTCGGTCCGCTTCCGCGGCAAGGATGTGCCCGTGATCGGCATGGAGGCCGCCATCGCCGCCCGCCCCGCCATCGCCCTGTTCTCCGCCGGGGGCGCCACCTCGCTGGAGTGGGCCCCGCGCTTCGCCGAGGTGGGCTGCACCGTGATCGACAACAGCAGCGCCTGGCGCATGTTCCCGGACAAGAAGCTCGTGGTGCCCGAGGTCAATGGCGATGTGCTCTGCGCCGATGACCGCATCATCGCCAACCCGAACTGCAGCACCATCCAGCTGGTGATGGCGCTGGCCCCGCTGCACCGGGCCTACGGCGTGGAGCGCGTGGTGGTGAGCACCTACCAGGCCGTCACCGGCACCGGCATGAAGGCCGTGCAGCAGCTCGAGAACGAGCGCCAGGGCATCCGCGGCGACATGGCCTATCCCTTCCCGATCGACCGCAACGTGATCCCGCGCTGCGATGCGTTCACCGACAACGGCTACACCAAGGAGGAGATGAAGCTGGTGAACGAGACGAAGAAGATCCTGGACCCGTCGATCCGCGTGACGGCGACCGCTGTGCGCGTGCCCGTCACCGGCGGCCACAGCGAGGCGGTGAACATCGCGTTCGCGCGTGAGTTCGAGCTCGACGCGGTGCGCCGCCTGCTGCGCGAGGCCCCGGGCGTGGTGGTGCTGGATGATCCCGCGAGGGACGAGTACCCCATGCCGCTGCTGGCGCACGACCGCGACGCGGTGTTCGTGGGCCGCATCCGCCGCGACGACACGCAGCCCCGCACCCTCAACCTGTGGATCGTGGCGGACAACCTGCGCAAGGGCGCCGCCACCAACGCGGTGCAGATCGCGGAGCTGCTGGTGGCCCGGGGGCTGTTGGCGGACCGGGGTGCGAGCGCTCTCATCCCTGGCACCTGA